The window CCCCGCCCGGCCGAAAGCAGACCTGTCGAAGCTTGTGTCGACATACCTCTCGACTACAGAAGTGAGTTCAATTAGGGTTCAGGTCACTCAGCGACACGACAAGGCGGTGGGACCCGCTATGGGTGTTGGAACAGTGGATCTGCTGGTGGTGGGCGGCGGAATGGCCGGACTCTCGGCCGCCGCCCGGGTGGCCGCGGAAGGCGGCTCCGTGGTTCTCGTGGAGAAGGCGGAACGCACCGGTGGCTCCGCGCGCTTCGCCGGCTTCGTATGGACGACCCCCACCTTCGACGAACTGCGTCGCGTCAATCCCGACGGCGACGCGGAACTCGCCGCGGCCCTGGTGGACGGGTTCGCCGACGCGGTGGCCTGGATCCGGTCTCTCGGCGTGGAATGCCGGCCGCCGGTGCCCGTACTCGGCTTCGGCCGGGGACATCAGATCGACACGAACCACTACCTCGACACCTGCGAGCGGTTGATCCGCGACCGGGGCAGCGAGGTACTGACCGCCACCTCGACGCGCAGCCTCCTGACGGAGAACGGCGCGGTCACGGGTGCGGAGTGCGTACTGCCGGACGGATCGATCCGCCGGATCGACGCCGCCTGGACCCTGCTCGCGACCGGCGGGTTCCAGGGAGATCCGGGCCTGCGCACGGAACACGTCCACCCCCAGGCCGCGGACATCGAGCTGCGGGCCAACCCGCACAGCCGGGGCGACGGGCTGTCGCTCGGTCTCTCGGCGGGGGCCGCTTTCGGGAAGAAGGACGCGGGTTTCTACGGGCATCTGATGCCCGCGGGCGTCTCCCTCGCCGACCCCGCCCGATTCGTCGACCTCGCCCTCTACTACAGCGAGCACGCCCTGCTGTTCGACATCACGGGCGAACGGTTCGTCGACGAGACCGTCGGGGACCATCTGACCACCATGGCTCTGCTGGAAAGACCGCAGGCCCGTGGGCTGCTGGTCGCCGACGCGCGGGTGCACCGGGAGTGGATCTCCGCCTCGTACGTGGAGGGCATCCCCGGCGTGGACAAGTTCCAGCTCTGCCATCGTGCGGGCGCCCGCAGCGCGGTCGCCGACAGCCTGGAGGAGTTCGCCTGGATGCCCGAGGAGTGGGGCTACCCGGGCGCCAGGATCCGTGACCGGGTCGAGGAGTACAACGCCACCGTGGGCGGAGGTGGCGAGCCGGCCCCCGGGCGACTGCTCGACCGGCAACCGCTCGACGAGCCGCCCTTCTATGTGATCGAGGCCGCGCCCGCGATCACGTTCACCTTCGGCGGTCTGCTCATCGACGCCGAAGCCCGTGCCCTGTCGGCGGACGGCCGGCACACCGTGCCCGGCCTGCTCGTGGCGGGCGCGGACGCGGGTGGGCTCTACCGGCGCGCCTATGCCGGCGGCCTGGCCCCGGCGCTCGTGTTCGGTCTGGCGGCCGCGCGGACCGCGCTGCCCTAGGGCCTGCCCCTCGGGGCCCCGCCTCAGGGTCTGCCCGTCGGGCGGATCGTGCCGAACAGGCACCGGACCACCCGCACTCCGACAAATCCCGTGCACGAGTCTTGCCCGTGCGGCACCGGAGTGCCTAGCTTACTGAATTGAGTTCACTTTACTAAGCGGCGAGTACCGCGCACACGGCTTTCGAGCATGTGGCGCGAACACGCCGCACGCGCTTCTCGAAGCACTTCGAAGAAGGAGGGACCGTGAGTCAGTTTCTGCTGGTCCTGGTCAGCGGCGTGGCCAGCGGAGCCGTGTACGGGCTCATAGGACTCGGCCTGGTCATCATCTATCGGGCCACGGACGTCGTGAACTTCGCGATGGCGTCCCTGGCGACCCTGGGCCTGTACGTGGCGGTCTCGCTCCGGGACCAGGGGGTGGCGACGGTGCTCGGCATCGTCGCGGCCGTCACCATCACCGTCGTGGCGGGCCTGCTGGTGCGCGAGACCGTGATCAGGCCACTGGGCCAGGGACAGCTGTTCTCCGCGCTCGTCGTGACCATGGGCGTGTCCCTGGTGGTCGAGAACGTGGCCAGTTCGATCTGGGGCGACGAACCGAAGTCCTTCCCCAACCTGGTCAACGGCACGGTGAGCTGGTCGGGCGCCGCACTGCCGGTCCAGAGCCTGGTGACCATCGCCGTCGCCGCGGTGGCGATGGCCGTCGTGGGTTATCTGTTCGCCCGCACCACGCTCGGCTCCGCGATGCGCGCGGTGGCCGAGAACGCGGACACCGCGCGCGTCGTCGGACTCGAGCCACAGCGCCTGGCCCGGATCGCCTGGGCACTCGGCCTCGGCCTCGCCGCACTCGCCGCGTGTCTGTACGCGCCGAGGTCGGGGCTGGTACCGACCGCCCTCGTCGCACCGCTGTTCCGCGCCTTCGCCGGGATCTTCCTCGGCGGCCTGACGAGCATGTACGGCGCCGTCGTCGGCGGACTCACCGTCGGTGTGCTGGACAACCTCGCGGCGAACTACGCCTCCGCCAGCCTCCGGGACACATTCGTCTTCTCGTTCACTGTTCTCGTGCTGCTGATCCGCCCTCAGGGCATCTTCGGCACCCGCACCTTCCAACGGGTCTGAGGGGTCGTATCCATGGTCTTCAACCGTTCCCTCCTCGCGAAGGCCGCGCTCGGGCCGGCCGCCGGCGCGGTGCTGATGGCCTTCATGGCCTCCGGCGCGATCCCCGCGTACCAGATGTACTCGGTGGCGCTCGCAGCCGTGTACACGATCGTCGTGCTGTCGGTCGGTCTGCTGGCCGGCTGGTCCGGCATCTGGTCGGTGGGCCACCCGGCGTTCTTCGCCATCGGCGCCTACTTCGCCGCGTACGGCAGCGGTCACGGCTGGTCGCTGGAGACGGTGGTCCTGGGAGCAGTGGTCACCGGAACCGTCCTCGGCGCCTTCCTCGGGTACGCGGGTGCCAGGTTCTCGATGCTCTACATCGCCCTGCTGACGCTCGCCTTCACCATGGTGACACTGGAGCTGGTCAACCGCTGGAGCAGCGTGACCGGCGGCGACCAGGGCGTCGCGGTGCTCCAACTGCGCAGTTCCCTGGGCCTTGGCACCCTCGCGGGCGGCAGCACCGAGTCCCAGTACCTCGCGGTCGGCGCCGCGGCCGTGGTGCTCGCACTGGCGGTACCGGCCGCCGCGTCCGGACTGCGGATGCGGCTGGTGGCCGCGAAATCGCATCCCCTGGCGGCCCGTACGATCGGCATCGCGCCCGAGGCGCAGTCGGCGCTGGCGTTCGCGGTGAGCGCCGCGTTCACCACCTTCGCGGGTGTACTGCTCGGGCTCATCACCGGTTTCGTCAGCCCGGACCCGTTCTCCCTCAACCTCGGCATCGCGCTCATCGCGGCGTGTGTACTGGGCGGGGTAGGGACCATCGTCGGCGCGGTGGCCGGCGGCGCCTATCTGACCTGGAACCCCTCGCTGTCGTCCGCCGTGGGACTCCCCCAGCCGGTCGTGCAGGGCCTCGTACTGGTCGGGGTGCTGCTGTTCCTGCCCGGCGGAGTGGTGCCGTTCCTCAGCGCGCCCCTGCGG is drawn from Streptomyces liliifuscus and contains these coding sequences:
- a CDS encoding branched-chain amino acid ABC transporter permease, which produces MSQFLLVLVSGVASGAVYGLIGLGLVIIYRATDVVNFAMASLATLGLYVAVSLRDQGVATVLGIVAAVTITVVAGLLVRETVIRPLGQGQLFSALVVTMGVSLVVENVASSIWGDEPKSFPNLVNGTVSWSGAALPVQSLVTIAVAAVAMAVVGYLFARTTLGSAMRAVAENADTARVVGLEPQRLARIAWALGLGLAALAACLYAPRSGLVPTALVAPLFRAFAGIFLGGLTSMYGAVVGGLTVGVLDNLAANYASASLRDTFVFSFTVLVLLIRPQGIFGTRTFQRV
- a CDS encoding FAD-dependent oxidoreductase gives rise to the protein MGVGTVDLLVVGGGMAGLSAAARVAAEGGSVVLVEKAERTGGSARFAGFVWTTPTFDELRRVNPDGDAELAAALVDGFADAVAWIRSLGVECRPPVPVLGFGRGHQIDTNHYLDTCERLIRDRGSEVLTATSTRSLLTENGAVTGAECVLPDGSIRRIDAAWTLLATGGFQGDPGLRTEHVHPQAADIELRANPHSRGDGLSLGLSAGAAFGKKDAGFYGHLMPAGVSLADPARFVDLALYYSEHALLFDITGERFVDETVGDHLTTMALLERPQARGLLVADARVHREWISASYVEGIPGVDKFQLCHRAGARSAVADSLEEFAWMPEEWGYPGARIRDRVEEYNATVGGGGEPAPGRLLDRQPLDEPPFYVIEAAPAITFTFGGLLIDAEARALSADGRHTVPGLLVAGADAGGLYRRAYAGGLAPALVFGLAAARTALP